In the Pseudoliparis swirei isolate HS2019 ecotype Mariana Trench chromosome 21, NWPU_hadal_v1, whole genome shotgun sequence genome, one interval contains:
- the rcor2 gene encoding REST corepressor 2 isoform X2: MPSVMERSGSGVLSRSRAKTITNGNSQPHSEEESSDEEHAHDSMIRVGGDYQAQIPEFKPDSPTCYNEKDQRSMLVWCPNSQLSDAMLDEYILMAKEKHGYNMEQALGMLLWHKHDVERSLADLANFTPFPDEWTVEDKVLFEQAFSFHGKSFHRIQQMLPDKLISSLVKYYYSWKKTRTRTSVMDRQARRLISKREKEDSNDEIEEADPGSDSDFEIDTKKEAVKQNPNNANTDKALPSRAGPVKKETIGAQYRHHPLRARRRPPKGMYLQQADIVTVSASQDAGVHTLRNLDTQLVSLKRQPVPKMNSRWTTEEQLLAVQAIRRYGKDFGAIAEVIGTKTPAQVSSFFVSYRRRFNLDEVLREWAAEQVATSRDQRDARRSGEDTAAAADGAAEEDEVKMEDSPTDITGGSSPPSSAQTTSSLSQPPPLLRPAPPSAPPSLLRQPPPLQTRPLQNRAPHNHPPPPLIRPAVTSTSTSTGSSSLKASPPSSSSTAGQMPPSLVGLKVEQPNSH, from the exons ATGCCCTCCGTGATGGAGCGCTCGGGGTCCGGGGTCCTGTCCAGGAGCAGAGCCAAGACCATAACCAACGGCAACAGCCAACCACACTCTGAAGAGGAGAGCAGCGACGAAGAGCACGCTCatg ACAGTATGATCAGAGTGGGAGGAGACTACCAGGCTCAGATACCAGAGTTCAAACCAG ACAGTCCAACCTGCTACAATGAGAAGGACCAGAGGAGCATGTTGGTCTGGTGTCCCAACAGTCAGCTGTCTGACGCAATGT TGGACGAGTACATCCTGATGGCTAAAGAGAAACACGGATACAACATGGAGCAG GCTCTGGGCATGTTATTATGGCACAAGCATGACGTGGAGCGCTCCCTGGCTGACCTGGCCAACTTCACCCCCTTCCCAGACGAGTGGACGGTGGAGGATAAGGTGCTGTTTGAGCAGGCCTTCAGCTTCCACGGCAAGAGCTTCCACCGCATCCAGCAGATG CTTCCTGACAAGCTGATCTCCAGCCTTGTGAAGTACTACTACAGCTGGAAGAAGACCAGGACTAGGACGTCCGTCATGGACCGACAGGCCAGGAGGCTGAtcagcaagagagagaaagaagatag TAATGATGAGATCGAGGAAGCAGACCCCGGCAGTGACAGTGACTTTGAGATTGACACCAAGAAAGAG GCAGTGAAACAAAACCCCAACAACGCCAATACTGACAAGGCGCTCCCCAGCCGCGCTGGGCCGGTGAAGAAGGAGACCATCGGGGCTCAGTACCGCCATCACCCGCTCAGAGCCCGCCGCCGGCCCCCCAAAGGCATGTACCTGCAGCAGGCCGACATCGTGACGGTGTCGGCCTCCCAAGACGCCGGGGTGCACACGCTCCGCAACCTGGACACGCAGTTGGTGTCGCTCAAGAGACAG cctgtccCTAAAATGAACTCTCGTTGGACCACCGAGGAGCAGCTCCTGGCTGTGCAGG CTATCCGTCGCTATGGTAAAGACTTTGGAGCCATCGCTGAGGTGATCGGGACCAAGACGCCAGCTCAG GTGAGCTCGTTCTTCGTGAGCTACCGGCGCCGGTTCAACCTGGACGAGGTGCTGAGGGAGTGGGCGGCCGAGCAGGTGGCCACCAGCCGAGACCAGAGAGACGCCAGGAGGAGCGGCGAGGACACGGCAGCCGCAGCAGATGGAGCAGCTGAGGAGGACGAG gTCAAAATGGAGGACTCTCCCACCGACATCACCggcggctcctctcctccctcctccgctcagaccacttcctccctctcccagcCTCCTCCACTGCTGCGCCCCGCACCTCCCTCGGCTCCTCCTAGCCTCCTCCGGCAGCCTCCTCCCCTGCAGACGCGGCCACTCCAGAACCGAGCGCCCCACAACCACCCCCCGCCCCCGCTCATCCGGCCCGCTGTGACCTCCACATCCACCTCTACCGGGAGCTCCAGCCTCAAGGCGTCTcctcccagctcctcctccactgcaGGCCAGATGCCCCCGTCGCTGGTCGGGCTCAAAGTGGAGCAGCCCAACTCTcattaa
- the rcor2 gene encoding REST corepressor 2 isoform X1: MPSVMERSGSGVLSRSRAKTITNGNSQPHSEEESSDEEHAHDSMIRVGGDYQAQIPEFKPDSPTCYNEKDQRSMLVWCPNSQLSDAMLDEYILMAKEKHGYNMEQALGMLLWHKHDVERSLADLANFTPFPDEWTVEDKVLFEQAFSFHGKSFHRIQQMLPDKLISSLVKYYYSWKKTRTRTSVMDRQARRLISKREKEDSNDEIEEADPGSDSDFEIDTKKEAVKQNPNNANTDKALPSRAGPVKKETIGAQYRHHPLRARRRPPKGMYLQQADIVTVSASQDAGVHTLRNLDTQLVSLKRQVQSIKQNNSSVKQSLIEGVDTFKPAEPVPKMNSRWTTEEQLLAVQAIRRYGKDFGAIAEVIGTKTPAQVSSFFVSYRRRFNLDEVLREWAAEQVATSRDQRDARRSGEDTAAAADGAAEEDEVKMEDSPTDITGGSSPPSSAQTTSSLSQPPPLLRPAPPSAPPSLLRQPPPLQTRPLQNRAPHNHPPPPLIRPAVTSTSTSTGSSSLKASPPSSSSTAGQMPPSLVGLKVEQPNSH; encoded by the exons ATGCCCTCCGTGATGGAGCGCTCGGGGTCCGGGGTCCTGTCCAGGAGCAGAGCCAAGACCATAACCAACGGCAACAGCCAACCACACTCTGAAGAGGAGAGCAGCGACGAAGAGCACGCTCatg ACAGTATGATCAGAGTGGGAGGAGACTACCAGGCTCAGATACCAGAGTTCAAACCAG ACAGTCCAACCTGCTACAATGAGAAGGACCAGAGGAGCATGTTGGTCTGGTGTCCCAACAGTCAGCTGTCTGACGCAATGT TGGACGAGTACATCCTGATGGCTAAAGAGAAACACGGATACAACATGGAGCAG GCTCTGGGCATGTTATTATGGCACAAGCATGACGTGGAGCGCTCCCTGGCTGACCTGGCCAACTTCACCCCCTTCCCAGACGAGTGGACGGTGGAGGATAAGGTGCTGTTTGAGCAGGCCTTCAGCTTCCACGGCAAGAGCTTCCACCGCATCCAGCAGATG CTTCCTGACAAGCTGATCTCCAGCCTTGTGAAGTACTACTACAGCTGGAAGAAGACCAGGACTAGGACGTCCGTCATGGACCGACAGGCCAGGAGGCTGAtcagcaagagagagaaagaagatag TAATGATGAGATCGAGGAAGCAGACCCCGGCAGTGACAGTGACTTTGAGATTGACACCAAGAAAGAG GCAGTGAAACAAAACCCCAACAACGCCAATACTGACAAGGCGCTCCCCAGCCGCGCTGGGCCGGTGAAGAAGGAGACCATCGGGGCTCAGTACCGCCATCACCCGCTCAGAGCCCGCCGCCGGCCCCCCAAAGGCATGTACCTGCAGCAGGCCGACATCGTGACGGTGTCGGCCTCCCAAGACGCCGGGGTGCACACGCTCCGCAACCTGGACACGCAGTTGGTGTCGCTCAAGAGACAG GTCCAGTCTATTAAACAGAACAACAGTAGTGTAAAGCAGAGCTTAATTGAAGGGGTTGACACTTTTAAACCCGCTGAG cctgtccCTAAAATGAACTCTCGTTGGACCACCGAGGAGCAGCTCCTGGCTGTGCAGG CTATCCGTCGCTATGGTAAAGACTTTGGAGCCATCGCTGAGGTGATCGGGACCAAGACGCCAGCTCAG GTGAGCTCGTTCTTCGTGAGCTACCGGCGCCGGTTCAACCTGGACGAGGTGCTGAGGGAGTGGGCGGCCGAGCAGGTGGCCACCAGCCGAGACCAGAGAGACGCCAGGAGGAGCGGCGAGGACACGGCAGCCGCAGCAGATGGAGCAGCTGAGGAGGACGAG gTCAAAATGGAGGACTCTCCCACCGACATCACCggcggctcctctcctccctcctccgctcagaccacttcctccctctcccagcCTCCTCCACTGCTGCGCCCCGCACCTCCCTCGGCTCCTCCTAGCCTCCTCCGGCAGCCTCCTCCCCTGCAGACGCGGCCACTCCAGAACCGAGCGCCCCACAACCACCCCCCGCCCCCGCTCATCCGGCCCGCTGTGACCTCCACATCCACCTCTACCGGGAGCTCCAGCCTCAAGGCGTCTcctcccagctcctcctccactgcaGGCCAGATGCCCCCGTCGCTGGTCGGGCTCAAAGTGGAGCAGCCCAACTCTcattaa